Proteins encoded together in one Mycobacterium noviomagense window:
- a CDS encoding alpha/beta fold hydrolase, translated as MRWKKSSAKRLSAAYPLRHPLGVPRVEKPRAEGRFRLAGGRRVGYAEFGDPSGAVVLWFHGTLGARRQFPLHGRRAAERLGLRVVVVERPGSGLSDPHRYTAVADCVTDIVELADALEAERLGVVGLSGGGPFALACGALPPMVARVGTVAVLDGIVPTVGADATAGGITDLARRFSPALSRLRRPLAALSTGLLAPLIPVAHYAYRAYASVWPENDRQVLADPEIEAIFVDDMLNVFHGRCQAVVDDARLFGLDWGFRLADVKVPVRWWHGDADTLVPLAGVQAAVSRLQDAELILRAGESHLGGFAKIDEVLEYMRSFL; from the coding sequence ATGCGCTGGAAGAAGAGCTCAGCAAAGCGGCTTAGCGCCGCCTACCCGCTGCGGCACCCGTTGGGGGTGCCGCGAGTCGAAAAGCCGCGCGCGGAAGGTCGTTTCCGCCTCGCCGGCGGTCGCCGCGTTGGTTATGCCGAGTTCGGTGACCCTTCAGGCGCGGTGGTGCTGTGGTTCCACGGCACGCTGGGCGCTCGACGCCAGTTCCCGCTACATGGTCGGCGTGCCGCCGAGAGGCTCGGCCTGCGAGTCGTCGTCGTCGAGCGACCGGGCTCCGGGCTGTCCGATCCGCACCGCTACACCGCCGTGGCCGACTGCGTCACCGACATAGTCGAGCTGGCCGACGCGCTCGAGGCCGAGCGACTGGGCGTCGTGGGCCTATCGGGCGGAGGTCCCTTCGCGCTGGCCTGCGGCGCGCTGCCCCCGATGGTCGCCCGCGTGGGCACCGTAGCCGTGCTCGACGGCATCGTCCCGACCGTGGGCGCAGATGCCACGGCCGGCGGGATCACCGACCTTGCCCGCCGCTTCTCCCCGGCGCTGTCGCGGCTGCGCCGGCCGTTGGCGGCGCTGAGCACCGGGCTGCTGGCACCCCTTATTCCGGTCGCGCATTACGCCTACCGGGCCTATGCCAGCGTTTGGCCCGAAAACGACCGACAGGTGCTCGCCGACCCCGAAATCGAGGCGATATTCGTCGACGACATGCTCAACGTCTTCCATGGTCGCTGCCAGGCCGTGGTCGACGACGCCCGCCTGTTCGGTCTGGACTGGGGTTTCCGGTTGGCCGACGTGAAAGTGCCGGTGCGGTGGTGGCATGGTGACGCCGACACTCTGGTGCCCCTAGCCGGCGTCCAGGCGGCGGTGTCACGCCTGCAGGACGCCGAGCTCATCTTGCGTGCAGGTGAAAGCCACCTCGGCGGTTTCGCCAAGATCGACGAGGTTCTCGAATACATGCGCTCGTTTCTTTGA
- the recB gene encoding exodeoxyribonuclease V subunit beta: MDRFDLLGPLPKNGSTTVLEASAGTGKTFALAGLVTRYLAETRTTLDEMLLITFNRNASRELRERVRSQIVEALAALDGRVPPDSDLVRHLVSGTDEERWVRQRRLRDALANFDAATIATTHEFCGRVLKSLGVAADSGTDATLQESLDDLVTEIVDDLYLAQFGRQEDDPVLTYRQALELARAVVNDPCSQLRPRDPDEATTARIRLRFADDVKAELEHRKQRLRILSYDDLLTRLAKALEAEDSPARDRMRQRWRIVLVDEFQDTDPIQWRVLQCAFSGHTTLILIGDPKQAIYGFRGGDIHTYLKAARTADAQYTLGVNWRSDKPLVDSLQTVLEGAALGHPEVVVHDVDARHHGHRLAGAPHNAPFRLRVVKRPTLGYDDTDTIPIDTLRRHIPADLAGDIAALLASDATYDGRRVKAGDIAVIVERHDDARACRDALADAGIPAIYTGDTDVFESQAAKDWLCLLEAFDAPHRSGVVRAAACTMFFGETAESLAAEGDALTDRVAGTLREWANHARQRGVAAVFEAAQLAGMGRRVLSQLGGERHMTDLAHIAQLLHETAHRERYSLPALRDWLRRQCDNRTRVSEHNRRLDSDAASVQIMTVFVAKGLQFPIVYLPFAFNRNVRKDDILLYHEEDETRCLFIGGKNGPDRSRVEQLNRLEEARNNIRVTYVALTRAQSQVVAWWAPSWDERNGGLSRLFRDRRKGQAEVRDRCESAITDDEAWAVFTQWEVAGGPSVEESVIVSCAAPELSAATENFAVRHFHRAIDTSWRRTSYSALVRDAEPLGVANEPEVGIRDDEVEGVVVTALGDGADIASPLAGMPSGATFGSLVHAVLETTDPAAPDLAAALEDQVRRHLAWWPVEVSAAELAAALVPMHDTPLGQLAGGLTLRQIEPRNRLRELDFEIPLAGGDLRGAVPDVSVSDVGELLRRHLPLDDPLAPYAERLTSPALGAQSLRGYLAGSIDVVLRLPDPRYLVVDYKTNHLGDTAADYSHTRLAEAMLHSDYPLQALLYVVVLHRFLRWRQSGYDPAAHLGGVLYLFVRGMCGADTPVLDGHPTGVFSWRPPAELVVALSDLLDAGRRAA; encoded by the coding sequence ATGGATCGCTTCGACTTGTTGGGCCCACTGCCGAAAAACGGTTCCACCACGGTGCTGGAGGCCAGCGCCGGCACCGGCAAAACATTCGCGTTGGCCGGGCTGGTCACCCGCTACCTCGCCGAGACCCGCACCACGCTCGACGAGATGCTGCTGATCACGTTCAACCGCAACGCCAGCCGCGAGCTACGCGAACGGGTCCGCAGCCAGATCGTCGAGGCGCTGGCCGCGTTGGACGGTCGGGTGCCGCCGGACAGCGACCTGGTGCGCCATCTCGTGAGCGGCACCGACGAGGAACGCTGGGTTAGGCAGCGCCGGCTGCGTGACGCGCTGGCCAACTTCGACGCCGCTACTATCGCGACCACCCACGAGTTTTGCGGCCGGGTGCTGAAATCGCTTGGTGTGGCGGCCGATAGCGGCACCGACGCCACGTTGCAGGAAAGCCTCGATGACCTGGTCACCGAGATCGTCGACGACCTGTACCTGGCGCAGTTCGGGCGGCAGGAGGACGATCCGGTACTTACGTATAGGCAGGCGCTCGAGTTGGCTCGCGCTGTGGTGAACGACCCGTGCTCGCAACTCCGTCCTCGCGATCCCGACGAGGCCACCACGGCCCGAATCCGGTTGCGATTCGCCGACGACGTGAAAGCCGAACTCGAGCACCGCAAACAGCGGCTGCGCATCCTCAGCTACGACGACCTGCTGACCCGGCTCGCGAAAGCGCTTGAAGCAGAGGACTCTCCAGCCCGCGACCGGATGCGCCAGCGGTGGCGGATCGTGCTGGTCGACGAGTTCCAGGACACCGACCCGATCCAATGGAGAGTGCTCCAGTGCGCGTTCAGCGGACACACGACGCTGATCCTGATCGGCGATCCCAAGCAGGCCATCTACGGATTCCGCGGCGGCGACATCCATACCTACCTCAAAGCGGCGCGCACCGCCGACGCCCAATACACCTTGGGGGTCAACTGGCGCAGCGACAAGCCGCTCGTCGACAGCTTGCAGACCGTGCTGGAGGGTGCGGCGCTGGGCCACCCCGAGGTCGTCGTGCACGACGTCGACGCCCGCCACCACGGGCACCGGCTGGCCGGCGCACCGCACAATGCGCCGTTTCGGCTGCGCGTTGTCAAACGTCCGACGCTCGGCTATGACGACACGGACACCATCCCGATCGACACGCTGCGCCGCCACATTCCCGCCGATCTGGCCGGCGACATCGCGGCTCTGCTGGCCAGCGACGCCACCTATGACGGCCGTCGGGTCAAGGCCGGGGACATCGCGGTGATTGTCGAGCGGCACGACGATGCCCGCGCCTGCCGAGACGCCCTGGCCGATGCCGGCATCCCAGCGATCTACACCGGCGACACCGACGTGTTCGAATCCCAGGCCGCCAAAGACTGGCTGTGCCTGCTGGAGGCATTCGACGCACCGCACCGCAGCGGGGTTGTGCGCGCCGCCGCGTGCACGATGTTCTTCGGCGAGACGGCGGAAAGCCTTGCAGCCGAGGGTGACGCGCTTACCGATCGGGTGGCGGGCACGCTTCGAGAGTGGGCCAACCATGCCCGCCAGCGCGGGGTGGCGGCAGTGTTCGAGGCCGCGCAGCTGGCCGGCATGGGCCGGCGTGTGCTGAGCCAGCTGGGCGGCGAGCGGCACATGACCGACTTGGCGCACATCGCGCAACTGCTGCACGAGACCGCGCATCGGGAACGGTACAGCCTTCCGGCGCTGCGAGATTGGCTACGCCGCCAGTGCGACAACCGAACCCGAGTCAGCGAACACAACCGCCGCCTGGACAGCGATGCCGCCTCGGTGCAGATCATGACCGTATTCGTGGCGAAGGGTCTGCAGTTTCCGATTGTGTATTTGCCGTTCGCGTTCAACCGCAATGTCCGTAAGGACGACATCCTGCTCTATCACGAGGAGGACGAGACGCGGTGCCTGTTCATCGGCGGCAAGAACGGCCCTGATCGTAGCCGTGTCGAGCAGCTGAACCGGCTGGAAGAGGCGCGCAACAACATCCGGGTCACCTACGTCGCGCTAACGCGGGCGCAGTCGCAGGTGGTGGCGTGGTGGGCGCCGTCCTGGGACGAGCGCAACGGCGGGCTGTCGCGTTTGTTCCGCGATCGCCGCAAGGGCCAGGCCGAAGTACGCGACAGGTGCGAGTCGGCCATTACCGACGACGAAGCGTGGGCGGTGTTCACACAGTGGGAAGTCGCGGGCGGGCCGTCGGTGGAGGAATCGGTCATCGTCTCCTGTGCTGCCCCGGAATTATCTGCTGCGACTGAGAATTTCGCAGTGCGACACTTCCACCGTGCAATCGACACCAGCTGGCGGCGGACCTCGTATTCGGCGCTGGTTCGCGACGCGGAGCCCCTCGGTGTAGCGAACGAGCCAGAAGTGGGGATCCGCGACGACGAAGTAGAAGGCGTGGTCGTCACCGCTTTAGGCGACGGTGCCGATATCGCCTCGCCGCTGGCCGGGATGCCGTCCGGCGCGACGTTCGGGTCACTCGTGCACGCTGTGCTCGAGACCACCGATCCCGCGGCGCCCGACCTGGCCGCCGCACTCGAGGATCAGGTTCGACGACACTTGGCGTGGTGGCCGGTTGAGGTTTCCGCCGCTGAGCTGGCCGCCGCACTGGTCCCGATGCACGACACGCCGCTGGGGCAGTTGGCAGGCGGGCTGACCCTGCGACAGATCGAGCCGCGAAACCGGCTGCGCGAGTTGGACTTCGAGATTCCATTGGCTGGCGGTGATCTGCGCGGCGCGGTGCCGGACGTGTCGGTGTCCGATGTGGGTGAGCTGCTGCGGCGACACCTACCCCTCGATGATCCGCTGGCCCCGTACGCCGAGCGGCTGACCTCGCCAGCGTTGGGCGCCCAGTCGTTGCGCGGATACCTAGCCGGCTCCATCGACGTGGTGTTGCGGCTCCCCGACCCGCGCTATTTGGTGGTTGACTACAAAACCAACCACCTGGGCGACACCGCAGCCGATTACAGCCACACACGGCTCGCCGAGGCGATGTTGCACTCGGACTATCCGCTGCAGGCGCTGTTGTATGTAGTTGTGCTGCACCGGTTTCTGCGCTGGCGACAGTCCGGGTACGACCCGGCCGCGCATCTCGGCGGGGTGCTGTATCTGTTCGTGCGCGGCATGTGCGGTGCCGATACGCCAGTGCTCGACGGCCATCCGACCGGAGTGTTCAGCTGGCGGCCGCCGGCCGAGCTTGTGGTGGCGCTCTCCGATCTTCTCGACGCCGGGAGGCGCGCCGCATGA
- a CDS encoding HD domain-containing protein gives MTSQTASPRLTQKFVEAMQYAAEKHATQTRKGSATPYLGHLLSVAGLVIEADGTETQAIAALLHDAVEDQGGEATLAEIRGKFGPDVALIVSECSDTFETPKPPWRERKENYLRCLREASDEAILVSLADKLHNARAILRDFRDLGDELWQRFNVHDPQQHLWYYRSLLEVYSDRIDNWMVDELRDVIDALEEELSKAA, from the coding sequence ATGACCAGCCAGACAGCGTCGCCACGGCTGACGCAGAAGTTCGTCGAGGCTATGCAATACGCGGCGGAGAAGCACGCCACCCAGACCCGCAAGGGCAGCGCCACCCCGTATCTGGGCCATCTGTTGTCGGTGGCAGGGTTGGTCATCGAAGCCGACGGCACCGAGACGCAGGCCATCGCTGCCTTGCTGCACGACGCCGTGGAAGACCAGGGTGGCGAAGCGACACTGGCCGAGATTCGGGGGAAGTTCGGCCCCGACGTCGCGTTGATCGTCTCTGAATGCAGCGACACTTTCGAAACACCCAAGCCGCCCTGGCGGGAGCGCAAGGAAAACTACCTCCGCTGCCTGCGCGAGGCGTCGGACGAGGCCATTCTGGTGTCACTCGCCGACAAACTGCACAACGCCCGCGCGATTCTGCGTGACTTCCGCGACCTGGGTGACGAGCTGTGGCAACGGTTCAATGTTCACGACCCGCAACAGCACCTGTGGTACTACCGGTCGCTGCTGGAGGTGTACAGCGACCGCATCGACAACTGGATGGTCGACGAGCTTCGCGACGTGATCGATGCGCTGGAAGAAGAGCTCAGCAAAGCGGCTTAG
- the recC gene encoding exodeoxyribonuclease V subunit gamma, with the protein MALHLHRAERTDLLADRLGALLATPLSDPFAEELLLVPARGVERWLSQRLSHVLGRGRGDDGVCAGVAFRSPGSLIAQVTGTVDDDPWSPEAMTWPLLEVVDCSLDEPWCRTLAKHLGHFDTDTEAELRRGRRYSVARRLAGLFALYARQRPQLLVDWLEGRVDGVDADLAWQPELWRALVARVPADPPHIRHQKTVARLREGPAELPERLSLFGHTRLACTEVELLEALATHHQLHLWLPHPSDDLWQALARLHGGVSRVEDASRSVARHPLLETLGRDLRELQRALPADVASDEFISATTRSDTLLAWLQSDIAANAVRSEGRTLAEQDRSVQVHACHGPARQIDVLREVLLGLLDDDPTLEPRDIVVMCPDIETYAPLIVAGFGLGDIAGESHPAHRLRVRLADRALTRTNPLLAVAAELLGIAGTRATASQVLDLAQMPPVRARFRFSDDDLDQITDWVRQSNIRWGFDPRHRQPYGLDRIVHNTWRFGLDRILTGVAMSDDSQAWLGTALPLDDVGSDKVGLSGRLAEYVDRLQRVVERLSGAKPLTEWLDALSQGVEMLTRSDDAWQQAQLQREFADVLAQAGSRASTLLRLPDIRALLSGHLAGRPTRANFRTGTLTVCTMVPMRSVPHRVVCLVGLDDGVFPRINAPDGDDVLARCPMTGERDIRSEDRQLLLDAICAATETLVITYTGADEHSGHERPPAVPLAELLDTLDQTTSQPVRDQILIRHPLQPFDRRNVAPGALVPGRPFTFDPTALTAAAAATGKRCASKPFITEPLPAPPGDDVMLADLMEFFKDPVKGFFRALDYTLPWDVDTVKDAMPVEVDPLEEWTVGDRMLHDMLRGMDADTAAQFEWRRGTLPPERLGWRKAKQIRDRAANLARAARCERQEEPRAQDVAVDVGAGRQLTGTVTTVFGDRIVEVTYSKLGGKHLLQCWIQLLALAAHDPSRCWTALCIGRRDEDADRIKTQTLWAPHNALDILRDLISLHDAGRREPMPLPIRTSFAWAKARDSGTDPRRAAGYRWTSSNSYSGENEEPANQIAFGRKAKLDVLLGPPHPGEEMPGEDTRLGALAARLWSPLIEATKGHS; encoded by the coding sequence ATGGCGCTTCATCTCCACCGTGCCGAGCGCACCGATCTACTGGCCGACAGGCTCGGTGCGTTGCTGGCGACCCCGCTGTCCGACCCGTTCGCCGAAGAGCTGTTGTTGGTCCCTGCCCGCGGCGTGGAGCGATGGCTCAGCCAGCGGTTGTCCCACGTCCTGGGCCGCGGTCGCGGCGACGACGGAGTATGCGCCGGTGTGGCTTTTCGCAGCCCGGGCTCACTGATTGCGCAGGTCACCGGCACCGTTGACGACGACCCGTGGTCACCGGAGGCGATGACGTGGCCGTTGCTGGAGGTCGTCGACTGCTCGTTGGACGAGCCGTGGTGCCGAACACTGGCGAAACACTTGGGGCACTTCGACACCGACACTGAAGCCGAGTTGCGGCGGGGCCGGCGGTATTCGGTGGCGCGACGGCTGGCCGGGTTGTTCGCGTTGTATGCCCGCCAGCGTCCGCAGCTGCTGGTCGACTGGCTAGAGGGCCGCGTGGACGGTGTGGACGCGGACCTGGCCTGGCAGCCGGAATTGTGGCGGGCGCTGGTGGCACGGGTGCCGGCCGATCCGCCGCATATCCGGCACCAGAAAACCGTGGCCCGGCTGCGCGAAGGCCCGGCGGAGCTGCCGGAGCGGCTGTCGCTGTTCGGCCACACCCGGCTGGCGTGCACCGAGGTGGAGTTGCTCGAGGCGCTGGCCACCCATCACCAGCTGCACCTGTGGCTGCCGCATCCCAGCGACGACCTGTGGCAGGCGCTGGCCCGTCTGCACGGCGGGGTATCGCGTGTCGAGGACGCCAGCCGGAGCGTTGCAAGGCACCCCCTTTTGGAAACCCTGGGCCGTGATCTGCGTGAGCTGCAGCGGGCGCTGCCGGCTGATGTCGCGTCCGACGAATTCATAAGCGCCACAACGCGGTCCGATACGTTGCTGGCTTGGCTGCAGTCGGATATCGCCGCCAACGCGGTGCGATCGGAGGGTCGCACCTTGGCTGAGCAGGACCGCTCAGTGCAGGTGCATGCCTGTCATGGTCCGGCGCGGCAGATCGACGTGCTGCGCGAGGTGCTGCTCGGCCTGCTGGACGACGACCCGACGCTGGAGCCGCGCGACATCGTCGTGATGTGCCCGGACATCGAAACCTATGCGCCGCTGATCGTCGCCGGCTTCGGGCTGGGTGACATTGCCGGGGAGAGCCACCCGGCACACCGCTTACGGGTCAGGCTGGCCGACCGGGCGCTGACCCGGACCAACCCGCTGCTCGCGGTCGCCGCCGAACTGCTCGGCATCGCCGGGACCCGCGCCACCGCCAGCCAGGTGCTCGACCTCGCCCAGATGCCGCCGGTGCGCGCCCGGTTCCGGTTCAGCGACGACGACCTCGACCAGATCACCGACTGGGTGCGCCAATCCAACATCCGCTGGGGATTCGACCCACGACACCGCCAGCCGTACGGACTCGACCGCATCGTGCACAACACCTGGCGCTTCGGGCTCGACCGCATCCTGACCGGGGTGGCGATGTCCGACGACTCGCAGGCCTGGCTGGGCACCGCGCTGCCGCTCGACGACGTCGGCAGCGACAAGGTAGGCCTGTCCGGACGGCTGGCCGAATATGTCGATCGTCTGCAACGTGTCGTCGAACGACTCAGCGGCGCAAAGCCGTTGACGGAGTGGCTGGATGCCCTGAGCCAGGGTGTCGAGATGCTGACCCGCAGCGACGACGCATGGCAGCAGGCCCAGCTGCAGCGCGAATTCGCCGATGTGTTGGCGCAGGCCGGTTCTCGCGCGTCGACGCTGTTGCGGCTGCCCGACATCCGCGCACTGCTGAGCGGCCATTTGGCGGGACGGCCGACGCGGGCGAACTTCCGCACCGGGACGCTGACGGTGTGCACCATGGTGCCGATGCGCTCGGTGCCGCACCGGGTGGTCTGCCTGGTCGGACTCGACGACGGCGTGTTCCCGCGGATCAACGCCCCGGACGGCGACGACGTGCTGGCCCGCTGTCCGATGACCGGTGAGCGCGACATCCGTTCGGAGGACCGGCAGTTGCTGCTCGACGCGATCTGCGCGGCCACCGAGACGCTAGTGATCACCTACACCGGCGCCGACGAGCACTCCGGTCACGAGCGACCACCCGCAGTGCCGCTGGCCGAGTTGCTCGACACGCTTGACCAGACCACGTCGCAGCCGGTGCGCGACCAGATCCTGATCAGGCATCCCCTGCAGCCGTTTGACCGCCGCAACGTCGCACCGGGGGCGCTGGTACCGGGCAGGCCGTTCACATTCGACCCCACTGCGCTCACCGCAGCCGCAGCTGCTACCGGGAAACGTTGTGCATCAAAGCCGTTCATCACTGAGCCGCTGCCGGCGCCGCCTGGCGACGACGTGATGCTTGCCGATCTCATGGAGTTCTTCAAAGACCCGGTCAAGGGATTCTTCCGCGCGTTGGATTACACGCTGCCGTGGGACGTCGACACGGTCAAAGACGCGATGCCGGTCGAAGTCGACCCGCTGGAGGAATGGACGGTCGGCGACCGGATGCTGCACGACATGCTGCGCGGCATGGACGCGGACACCGCGGCCCAGTTCGAGTGGCGGCGCGGCACTTTGCCGCCGGAGCGACTGGGCTGGCGCAAAGCCAAGCAGATTCGCGATCGCGCTGCCAACCTCGCCCGAGCCGCGCGATGCGAAAGGCAGGAGGAGCCGCGCGCTCAGGACGTCGCCGTCGACGTAGGCGCTGGTCGGCAACTTACCGGGACTGTCACAACAGTTTTCGGCGATCGCATCGTGGAGGTGACTTACTCGAAGCTGGGCGGCAAGCACCTACTCCAATGTTGGATCCAGCTGCTGGCGCTGGCAGCGCATGACCCCAGCCGCTGTTGGACCGCGCTGTGCATCGGACGACGCGACGAGGACGCCGACCGTATCAAAACCCAGACACTGTGGGCGCCCCATAACGCCCTCGACATTCTGCGCGACTTGATATCTCTCCATGACGCTGGTCGCCGGGAACCGATGCCACTGCCTATCAGGACATCATTCGCGTGGGCCAAGGCGCGCGACTCGGGCACCGATCCACGACGAGCCGCCGGCTACCGGTGGACGTCGTCGAACAGTTACAGCGGCGAGAACGAAGAGCCCGCCAACCAGATCGCCTTCGGCCGTAAAGCCAAACTCGATGTGTTGTTGGGCCCGCCACACCCGGGCGAGGAAATGCCCGGAGAGGATACCCGGCTGGGGGCGCTCGCCGCGCGGCTGTGGTCGCCCCTAATCGAGGCGACGAAGGGGCACAGCTGA